In Gadus morhua chromosome 2, gadMor3.0, whole genome shotgun sequence, a single window of DNA contains:
- the fahd1 gene encoding oxaloacetate tautomerase FAHD1, mitochondrial — MTARNISRFWEWGRKIICVGRNYADHAKELKNALPTEPILFLKPPSAYVTEGSPILVPFYSSNLHHEVELGVVIGKGGTAISQSNAMDHVAGYALCLDMTARDIQEDCKSKGLPWTLAKAFNTSCPISEFIPKERIPDPGNVTLWLKVNDQLRQNGCTAEMIFSIPFLISYISEIITLEEGDLILTGTPKGVSAVQQHDELQAGIEDVITMNFKVNRKNK; from the coding sequence ATGACTGCTCGAAATATATCTCGGTTCTGGGAATGGGGCAGGAAAATCATCTGCGTGGGAAGAAATTATGCTGACCATGCAAAGGAATTAAAGAATGCTCTTCCTACAGAGCCTATTTTGTTCTTGAAGCCACCTTCTGCATACGTTACCGAGGGCTCCCCTATTCTGGTCCCGTTCTACTCCAGCAACTTGCACCATGAAGTTGAATTGGGGGTTGTAATTGGGAAGGGCGGCACGGCTATCTCTCAGAGTAACGCTATGGACCACGTTGCGGGCTACGCGTTGTGTTTGGACATGACAGCCCGAGACATCCAGGAAGATTGCAAGTCAAAGGGTCTGCCATGGACACTGGCTAAAGCTTTCAACACCTCCTGCCCCATAAGCGAATTCATTCCCAAAGAACGGATCCCTGACCCGGGAAACGTGACGCTGTGGTTGAAGGTGAATGACCAGTTGCGACAGAACGGCTGCACGGCTGAGATGATTTTCTCAATTCCTTTTCTCATCAGTTACATAAGCGAGATCATCACACTGGAGGAGGGCGACCTCATCTTAACCGGGACGCCGAAAGGGGTCTCCGCCGTACAGCAGCACGACGAGCTCCAGGCGGGCATAGAAGACGTCATTACCATGAACTTCAAAGTCaatcgaaaaaataaataa
- the hagh gene encoding hydroxyacylglutathione hydrolase, mitochondrial: MLFRSLLTNACTLGFLGAATTYSLVPVKVKAQAAALIHNLVRKSSVVEQSNMKIELLPALSDNYMYLVIDVDSKEAAIVDPVEPIKVIEAVRKHGVRLTTVLTTHHHWDHAGGNEKMVRLMPGLKVYGGDDRVDALTKKVTHSNTLKVGSLTVKCLFTPCHTTGHICYYVTKENSTEPPAVFTGDTLFVAGCGKFFEGTAEQMYKALIETLGKLPPETRVYCGHEYTVSNLKFARHVEPDNEDILKKLEWAKEQCDKGEPTVPSTVADEFTYNPFMRVKEKSVQDHVKQTEAINTMRSLRKEKDSFKVPKL; the protein is encoded by the exons ATGTTATTCAGGTCATTGCTAACGAATGCCTGCACTCTTGGTTTTCTCGGAGCTGCAACGACTTACAGCCTTG TCCCTGTGAAAGTGAAAGCCCAGGCTGCTGCTCTCATCCACAACCTAGTGAGGAAGTCATCGGTTGTCGAACAATCCAACATGAAGATTGAACTACTTCCAGCGCTCAGTGACAACTACATGTACCTTGTGATCGATGTGGACTCCAAAGAAGCAGCTATTGTCGACCCCGTCGAGCCGATCAAG GTTATTGAAGCAGTCAGAAAACATGGAGTACGTCTCACAACAGTGTTGACAACCCATCACCATTG GGATCATGCTGGTGGGAATGAGAAGATGGTAAGGTTGATGCCGGGACTAAAGGTGTATGGAGGGGATGACCGAGTTGATGCCCTCACGAAGAAAGTCACTCATTCCAACACCCTCAAA GTTGGCTCCCTCACTGTGAAATGCCTGTTCACTCCATGTCACACGACCGGCCACATCTGTTACTATGTAACCAAAGAAAACAGCACCGAACCCCCAGCAGTGTTCACAG GTGACACGCTCTTTGTTGCCGGCTGTGGTAAATTCTTTGAAGGCACGGCGGAGCAGATGTACAAGGCCCTGATAGAGACTCTTGGGAAACTTCCACCTGAGACG CGTGTATACTGCGGCCACGAGTACACCGTCAGCAATCTGAAATTTGCACGACACGTGGAACCAGACAATGAAGACATTCTTAAGAAGCTAGAGTGGGCCAAG GAACAATGTGACAAGGGTGAACCTACCGTTCCATCCACTGTGGCAGATGAATTCACATACAACCCTTTTATGAGAGTAAA AGAGAAGTCTGTGCAAGACCATGTTAAACAGACTGAGGCTATTAACACAATGAGAAGTCTACGGAAAGAGAAGGATAGCTTTAAGGTCCCCAAGCTGTGA
- the narfl gene encoding cytosolic Fe-S cluster assembly factor narfl gives MASHFSGVLKLTDLDDFITPSQECVKPVKLEKKQGESVAKIQIEDDGSYFQINQDGGKQKLEKAKITLNDCLACSGCITSAESVLIAQQSQEEIFKVLRNNKLASATDQVVVVVSVSPQSRASLAARFGMSSSETGRRLTSFLKGLGVHHVFDTGFSRTFSLLESQQEFLERFQRKEQDKSALPMLTSACPGWICYAEKTHGEFILPYISTTRSPQQMMGSLVKDYFAEAQGLSPRQIFHVAVMPCYDKKLEASRPDFYLEEAESREVDLVITSGEVLSMLEQEKVILNEVKAAPLDELFSNVNGGELLSHAGGGSGGYLHHVFTHTAKQLFGEEVKELTYKTLKNKDFQEVTLEKDGVVVLRFASTYGFRNIQNLVQKLKRGKSPYHFVEVMACPSGCLNGGGQLKPLPDQTSKDLLQQVERLYKAETASLPEDDTRVSDLYHSWLHNVGAERARQLLRTQYHGVEKISNGLIIKW, from the exons ATGGCTTCTCACTTCAGCGGTGTTTTGAAGCTGACAGATCTTGATGATTTCATAACGCCATCCCAG GAATGTGTCAAACCTGTTAAACTAGAAAAGAAGCAAGGGGAATCTGTTGCGAAAATACAAATCGAAGACGATGGCAGCTACTTCCAAATCAACCAG GATGGCGGGAAGCAGAAGCTGGAGAAAGCCAAAATCACATTAAACGACTGTCTGGCATGTAGTGGCTGTATCACCTCTGCTGAAAGTGTCCTGATCGCCCAGCAGAGTCAGGAGGAGATCTTCAAGGTGCTCCGCAATAACAAG CTGGCCAGTGCCACAgaccaggtggtggtggtggtgtcagttTCCCCCCAGTCCAGAGCCTCCCTGGCCGCACGCTTCGGGATGAGTAGCAGCGAGACAGGCCGGAGGCTCACGTCCTTCCTCAAAGGCCTCG GGGTCCATCACGTCTTCGACACAGGCTTCAGCCGGACCTTCAGTTTGCTGGAGAGCCAGCAGGAGTTCCTGGAGCGCTTCCAGAGGAAGGAGCAGGACAAGTCAGCTCTGCCCATGTTGACATCTGCCTGCCCAG gTTGGATCTGCTATGCAGAGAAGACCCATGGGGAGTTCATCCTTCCGTATATCAGCACCACACGCTCTCCCCAGCAGATGATGGGATCCCTGGTGAAGGACTACTTCGCTGAAGCACAG GGCTTGAGTCCTCGGCAGATTTTTCACGTAGCGGTGATGCCCTGTTACGATAAGAAACTAGAGGCCTCCCGGCCAGACTTCTACCTCGAAGAAGCAGAGTCCCGAGAGGTGGATCTCGTCATCACCTCTg GAGAAGTTCTGAGCATGTTGGAGCAGGAGAAGGTGATTCTGAATGAGGTCAAGGCTGCACCCCTAGATGAACT ATTCAGCAACGTCAACGGCGGTGAGTTACTGAGCCATGCGGGTGGGGGGTCCGGGGGTTACCTCCACCACGTGTTCACACACACCGCCAAGCAGCTGTttggagaggaggtgaaggagctcACCTACAAGACACTGAA GAACAAGGACTTCCAGGAGGTGACCCTGGAGAAGGATGGCGTGGTGGTGCTGCGCTTCGCCAGTACCTACGGCTTCCGTAACATCCAAAACCTGGTGCAGAAACTCAAGAGGGGAAAGTCCCCGTACCACTTTGTGGAGGTTATGGCCTGTCCCTCAg GCTGCCTGAACGGAGGTGGCCAGCTGAAGCCCCTGCCGGATCAGACCAGCAAGGACCTCCTGCAGCAGGTGGAGCGGCTCTACAAGGCCGAGACGGCCTCCCTCCCAGAGGACGACACCCGCGTCTCGGACCTCTACCACTCCTGGCTTCACAACGTAGGGGCTGAGCGGGCCAGGCAGCTGCTGCGCACACAGTACCACGGAGTGGAGAAGATCTCCAACGGGCTCATCATCAAGTGGTGA